A genomic stretch from Hymenobacter psoromatis includes:
- a CDS encoding formate dehydrogenase accessory protein FdhD — protein MPTPQPPSLASAERTTVQRVVGEVVTAATDLLAVEAPLEISLGYGPADHRLTHTLAVTMRTPGHDAELVAGFLLSEGLVQQAADIESIEHRADPRRPKERGNVIRAELAPGVAVALNRLERHFYTTSSCGVCGKTSIEAVRASSFPTPPPADSPRVSAALIHSLPERQRAAQRVFEQTGGLHATALFSAAGELLLLREDVGRHNAFDKVVGAVLLAGQLPLNQQIVLLSGRASFELVQKAAVAGVAILAAVGAPSSLAVEAAEEFGLTLLGFVRQERFNIYTHAHRITD, from the coding sequence ATGCCTACCCCCCAGCCGCCGTCCCTTGCTAGCGCTGAGCGCACCACCGTGCAGCGCGTGGTGGGCGAGGTCGTTACGGCGGCGACTGATTTGCTGGCCGTGGAGGCACCGCTCGAAATCAGCCTGGGCTATGGCCCCGCCGACCACCGCCTCACGCACACGCTGGCCGTGACCATGCGCACGCCCGGCCACGATGCCGAGCTGGTGGCGGGCTTCCTGCTGAGCGAAGGCCTGGTACAGCAAGCGGCTGATATAGAATCGATTGAGCACCGCGCCGACCCGCGCCGACCCAAGGAGCGCGGCAACGTGATACGCGCCGAGCTAGCCCCCGGCGTGGCCGTGGCCCTCAACCGCCTGGAGCGGCATTTCTACACCACGTCGAGCTGCGGGGTGTGCGGCAAAACCAGCATCGAGGCGGTGCGCGCCAGCTCGTTCCCTACCCCCCCGCCGGCCGACAGCCCGCGCGTATCGGCCGCCCTCATCCACTCCTTGCCCGAGCGGCAGCGGGCGGCCCAGCGCGTGTTTGAGCAAACCGGTGGCCTGCACGCCACGGCGCTGTTTTCGGCGGCGGGCGAGCTGCTGCTGCTGCGCGAAGACGTGGGCCGCCACAACGCGTTCGACAAGGTAGTGGGGGCAGTGCTGCTGGCCGGGCAACTACCTTTGAACCAGCAGATTGTGCTGCTCAGCGGCCGGGCCAGCTTCGAGCTGGTGCAGAAGGCCGCCGTGGCGGGGGTAGCGATTTTGGCGGCGGTGGGTGCGCCCAGCAGCCTGGCCGTGGAAGCGGCCGAGGAGTTTGGCCTCACGCTTTTAGGGTTCGTGCGGCAAGAGCGGTTTAACATTTACACGCACGCTCACCGAATCACGGATTAA
- a CDS encoding lipid-A-disaccharide synthase, which produces MKYYLIAGERSGDTHAANLLRELKAQDLGADFRYWGGDLMEAEGGHLVRHYRELAMMGFWETATSLLKFRGFLKQCQADILAYQPDVLILVDYGGFNLRMAAWAKAQGIRVFYYISPKIWAWNQSRVEKIKVLVDKMFVILPFEEEFYQRFDYKVDYIGNPTADEVANFQPDPGFMAQHGLDPKRQIIAVLPGSRKQEIEEMLHEMLAVLPAFQEYQFVVAGVSNLDRAYYQHFERNGIKLVFDQAFDLLSRASAALVTSGTATLETALFNVPQVVCYRTSGLTYLIVKAVIKVPYISLVNLIVGREVVAEFIQGGFTARNLLDELKRLLTDQQYIARQRAGYAELRQKLGQHSAARQAAALMVSYLQVA; this is translated from the coding sequence ATGAAATACTACCTCATTGCCGGCGAGCGCTCCGGCGACACTCACGCCGCCAACCTGCTCCGCGAGTTGAAGGCTCAGGACCTTGGCGCCGATTTTCGCTACTGGGGCGGCGACCTGATGGAGGCGGAGGGCGGCCACCTAGTGCGCCACTACCGCGAACTGGCCATGATGGGCTTTTGGGAAACCGCGACCAGCCTGCTCAAATTTCGGGGGTTTTTGAAGCAGTGCCAGGCCGACATTCTGGCCTACCAGCCCGATGTGCTGATATTGGTCGATTACGGTGGCTTCAACCTGCGCATGGCGGCCTGGGCCAAGGCGCAGGGCATTCGGGTGTTTTACTATATCTCACCTAAAATCTGGGCCTGGAACCAGAGCCGGGTAGAGAAGATAAAAGTGCTGGTGGACAAGATGTTCGTGATTCTACCCTTTGAGGAGGAGTTCTATCAGCGCTTCGATTACAAGGTAGATTACATCGGCAACCCGACGGCCGATGAGGTGGCGAATTTCCAGCCTGACCCCGGCTTTATGGCCCAGCATGGCCTCGACCCCAAGCGCCAGATTATTGCCGTGCTGCCGGGCTCACGCAAGCAGGAAATCGAGGAGATGTTGCACGAAATGCTGGCCGTGCTACCCGCGTTTCAGGAGTATCAGTTTGTGGTGGCAGGCGTGAGTAACCTCGACCGCGCATATTACCAACACTTTGAGCGCAATGGAATTAAGCTAGTGTTTGACCAGGCATTTGACTTGTTGAGCCGGGCCAGCGCGGCGCTCGTCACCAGCGGCACGGCTACCCTCGAAACAGCTTTGTTCAATGTGCCGCAGGTGGTGTGCTACCGCACCAGCGGCCTCACCTACCTCATTGTGAAGGCGGTTATAAAGGTGCCGTACATTTCGCTGGTCAACCTCATCGTGGGCCGCGAGGTGGTAGCCGAGTTTATCCAGGGTGGCTTCACGGCCCGCAACCTGCTCGATGAGCTCAAGCGCCTGCTTACTGACCAGCAGTACATTGCCCGGCAGCGCGCCGGCTACGCCGAGCTGCGCCAGAAGCTGGGCCAGCACAGCGCCGCCCGCCAGGCTGCCGCCTTGATGGTGAGCTACTTGCAGGTAGCTTAG